One genomic segment of Nocardia spumae includes these proteins:
- a CDS encoding hemerythrin domain-containing protein — MSIDFAVMYATHDAFRRDLARLATAAGQGETDRPGVRAGWENFTRQLDVHHTVEDAVLWPRVLTALTDRPRDRELMAAMEAEHAALHPALDSVEEGFRRPTRDLAERVDTLARILGDHMEHEESSALPLIQEVLTTKDWGDFRGAMARKQGPSGAAVYVPWVLDGATPRQRHTFLAAMPRPVSMINTALWERRYRNRNWWR; from the coding sequence ATGTCCATAGATTTCGCCGTCATGTACGCGACGCACGACGCATTCCGCCGCGATCTGGCCAGGCTCGCCACCGCTGCCGGACAGGGCGAGACCGACCGGCCGGGCGTCCGCGCCGGCTGGGAGAACTTCACCCGTCAGCTCGACGTGCACCACACGGTGGAGGACGCCGTGTTGTGGCCGCGCGTGCTCACCGCACTCACCGATCGTCCCCGCGACCGCGAGTTGATGGCGGCGATGGAGGCCGAACACGCGGCGCTGCATCCGGCCCTCGACAGCGTCGAGGAGGGATTTCGCCGGCCGACCCGCGACCTGGCGGAACGAGTCGACACGCTGGCCCGCATCCTCGGCGACCATATGGAGCACGAGGAGAGCAGTGCCCTGCCCCTCATCCAGGAGGTGCTCACCACGAAGGACTGGGGCGACTTCCGTGGTGCGATGGCACGCAAACAAGGTCCTTCGGGTGCCGCGGTCTATGTCCCGTGGGTCCTCGACGGCGCCACCCCGCGACAGCGGCACACCTTCCTCGCCGCGATGCCGCGACCGGTCTCGATGATCAACACGGCGCTGTGGGAGCGCCGCTACCGAAACCGGAACTGGTGGCGGTGA